One Trichomycterus rosablanca isolate fTriRos1 chromosome 10, fTriRos1.hap1, whole genome shotgun sequence DNA window includes the following coding sequences:
- the sost gene encoding sclerostin, with translation MQVSWLVLLMYRSAVLLLLQGCCFSADTGGWKELKNDATEIIPDYTAHPEPQIQSINNNNNNNNIINKNNNTMNDAKNGGRRQSANTPAYDASELSCRELRSTRYITDGSCRSAKPVKELVCSGQCLPAHLMPNSILRSKWWRSNSSDYRCIPAHYRLQRIQLQCPNGNSRTYKIRVVTSCKCKRFSRHHNQSDAKEQSSQKTRRNKKPTRLQQARGRSRETALSSNSY, from the exons ATGCAGGTGAGCTGGTTAGTGCTGCTGATGTACCGGAGCgcggtgctgctgctgctgcagggCTGCTGTTTCAGCGCGGACACTGGAGGATGGAAGGAGTTAAAGAACGACGCCACAGAGATAATCCCGGACTACACCGCGCATCCCGAACCCCAAATTCAATcgattaacaacaacaacaacaacaacaacatcatcaacaaaaacaacaacactatGAACGATGCCAAAAACGGAGGCAGGAGGCAGTCAGCAAATACCCCTGCATATG ATGCCTCCGAGCTGAGCTGCCGGGAACTGCGCTCCACGCGCTACATCACCGACGGTTCGTGTCGCAGTGCCAAGCCCGTAAAAGAGCTGGTGTGTTCAGGTCAGTGTCTCCCTGCTCACCTCATGCCCAACTCCATCCTCCGGAGCAAGTGGTGGCGTAGCAACTCTTCTGACTACCGCTGCATTCCAGCCCACTATCGGCTCCAACGCATACAGCTCCAGTGCCCCAACGGCAACAGTCGGACATACAAAATTCGCGTGGTGACCTCCTGTAAATGCAAGCGCTTCAGCCGCCACCACAACCAGTCAGATGCCAAGGAGCAGTCTTCGCAAAAAACGAGACGCAACAAGAAACCCACACGTCTGCAGCAAGCACGAGGACGGAGCAGAGAGACGGCTCTCAGCAGCAACTCCTACTGA